A genomic segment from Streptomyces antibioticus encodes:
- a CDS encoding acyl-CoA carboxylase subunit beta, with the protein MSVVDESPAGVRNAQDSRPTTSPTTSPTDHVTDRPADRVAELADLREKVRRGPSERATEAQHAKGKLTVRERLALLFDGGTFTETEELRRHRATGFGLEHRRPHTDGVVTGWGRVHGRTVFAYAHDFRVFGGALGEAHAEKIHKLMDLAESAGAPLVGLCDGAGARIQEGVTALAGYGGIFTRNVRNSGVIPQISVILGPCAGGAAYSPALTDFVFMVRGTAQMFVTGPDVVQAVTGEVVSHERLGGADTHATLSGVAHFAYDDEVSCLEDVRHLLSMLPANNRELPPAEAGTDPADRRTDALLDLVPADPARSYDMRAVIAEVVDDGDVFEVQEHWAANIVCALARLDGRVVGIVANQPSVSAGVLDIDASDKAARFVQTCDAFNIPLVTLVDVPGFLPGVDQEHGGIIRHGAKLLYAYCNATVPRVQVILRKAYGGAYIVMDSRSIGTDVSLAWPHNEIAVMGAEGAAGVIFRREIAAATDPEATRARLVKEYRTELMHPYYAAERGLVDSVIDPSETRARLIDALAMLRAKHASLPSRKHGNQPQ; encoded by the coding sequence ATGAGCGTTGTCGACGAATCGCCGGCGGGCGTCAGGAACGCCCAGGACAGTCGCCCGACCACCAGCCCGACCACCAGCCCCACCGACCATGTCACCGACCGGCCCGCCGACCGTGTCGCCGAACTCGCCGATCTGCGCGAGAAGGTGCGGCGGGGCCCCAGCGAGCGGGCGACCGAGGCCCAGCACGCGAAGGGCAAACTGACCGTACGGGAACGGCTCGCCCTCCTCTTCGACGGGGGAACGTTCACCGAGACCGAGGAACTGCGCCGGCACCGCGCGACCGGCTTCGGCCTGGAGCACCGCCGCCCGCACACCGACGGCGTCGTCACCGGCTGGGGCCGGGTGCACGGCCGTACCGTCTTCGCCTACGCCCATGACTTCCGGGTCTTCGGCGGGGCACTCGGCGAGGCCCACGCGGAGAAGATCCACAAGCTGATGGATCTCGCGGAGTCCGCCGGAGCCCCGCTGGTCGGGCTGTGCGACGGCGCGGGCGCCCGCATCCAGGAGGGCGTCACGGCCCTGGCCGGCTACGGCGGCATCTTCACCCGCAACGTCCGCAACTCCGGCGTCATCCCGCAGATCAGCGTGATCCTGGGACCGTGCGCCGGCGGGGCGGCCTACTCGCCCGCGCTGACCGACTTCGTGTTCATGGTCCGCGGCACCGCGCAGATGTTCGTCACCGGCCCCGACGTGGTGCAGGCGGTGACCGGCGAGGTCGTCTCGCACGAGCGCCTGGGCGGGGCGGACACCCACGCCACGCTGTCGGGCGTGGCGCACTTCGCGTACGACGACGAGGTGTCCTGCCTGGAGGACGTACGGCATCTGCTGTCGATGCTGCCCGCCAACAACCGCGAACTCCCGCCGGCCGAGGCGGGCACCGATCCGGCGGACCGCCGCACCGACGCCCTGCTCGATCTGGTGCCCGCGGACCCGGCCCGCTCGTACGACATGCGGGCGGTGATCGCTGAGGTCGTCGACGACGGGGACGTCTTCGAGGTGCAGGAGCACTGGGCCGCCAACATCGTGTGCGCCCTGGCCCGGCTCGACGGCCGGGTCGTCGGGATCGTCGCCAACCAGCCCTCGGTGTCGGCCGGGGTGCTGGACATCGACGCCTCGGACAAGGCGGCGCGGTTCGTGCAGACCTGCGACGCCTTCAACATCCCGCTGGTGACCCTGGTCGACGTGCCCGGTTTCCTGCCCGGCGTGGACCAGGAGCACGGCGGCATCATCCGGCACGGCGCCAAACTGCTGTACGCCTACTGCAACGCCACCGTGCCGCGGGTCCAGGTGATCCTGCGCAAGGCGTACGGCGGCGCGTACATCGTCATGGACTCCCGTTCCATCGGGACGGACGTGTCGCTGGCCTGGCCGCACAACGAGATCGCGGTGATGGGGGCGGAGGGCGCGGCGGGGGTGATCTTCCGGCGGGAGATCGCGGCGGCCACGGACCCCGAGGCCACCCGCGCCCGGCTCGTCAAGGAGTACCGCACGGAGCTGATGCACCCCTACTACGCGGCCGAACGGGGGCTCGTGGACAGCGTCATCGACCCGTCCGAGACCCGGGCCCGGCTGATCGACGCGCTCGCCATGCTCCGCGCGAAACACGCGTCGCTGCCGAGCCGCAAGCACGGGAACCAGCCGCAGTGA
- a CDS encoding LLM class F420-dependent oxidoreductase produces MRIAVTIFLTDETITPVRLARELEQRGFAGLYLPEHTHIPVERTTPYPAGGELPPEYGRTLDPFVALGQAAAVTETLGLGTGITLVAQHDPIDLAKQIATLDHLSGGRFTLGLGYGWNVEEAADHGVDWPTRRELVRDRMGLMRALWSEEPTAYDAPYASVRASHAHPKPAQKPRGPVVGPRTLIGGAAGPKLFTHICEYADGWLPIGGRGLSETVPALRSAWADAGRDPSALQIVPYAVLPSAGKLAHYADLGIEEVVLQLPPAGESEVLRVLDDLAPFV; encoded by the coding sequence ATGCGCATCGCCGTCACCATCTTCCTCACCGACGAGACGATCACCCCCGTCCGCCTCGCCCGTGAGCTGGAGCAGCGCGGGTTCGCCGGGCTCTACCTCCCCGAGCACACGCACATCCCGGTCGAGCGGACCACCCCGTACCCGGCGGGCGGTGAACTGCCGCCCGAGTACGGCCGTACCCTCGACCCGTTCGTGGCGCTCGGTCAGGCCGCCGCCGTCACCGAGACGCTGGGCCTGGGCACCGGCATCACGCTCGTCGCCCAGCACGACCCGATCGACCTGGCCAAGCAGATCGCCACCCTGGACCATCTCTCCGGCGGCCGTTTCACCCTCGGCCTCGGCTACGGCTGGAACGTGGAGGAGGCCGCCGACCACGGCGTCGACTGGCCCACCCGGCGCGAGCTGGTCCGCGACCGGATGGGGCTGATGCGCGCCCTGTGGAGCGAGGAACCCACCGCCTACGACGCGCCGTACGCGAGCGTGCGGGCCAGCCACGCCCACCCCAAGCCGGCGCAGAAGCCGCGCGGCCCGGTCGTCGGCCCGCGCACCCTGATCGGCGGGGCGGCCGGGCCCAAGCTGTTCACCCACATCTGCGAGTACGCCGACGGCTGGCTGCCGATCGGCGGGCGCGGCCTGTCGGAGACCGTGCCGGCGCTGCGCTCGGCGTGGGCCGACGCCGGCCGCGACCCGTCCGCGCTCCAGATCGTGCCGTACGCCGTCCTGCCGTCCGCGGGCAAGCTCGCCCACTACGCGGACCTCGGCATCGAGGAGGTCGTCCTCCAGCTCCCGCCGGCCGGCGAGAGCGAGGTGCTGCGGGTCCTCGACGACCTGGCCCCCTTCGTGTGA
- a CDS encoding protease inhibitor I42 family protein: MSRSRTRSWACRRARGRARGTAFAAAALLALAAPAMTGCGSGDDAPTSHPVDDTTVTASVGERFTLTVADNASTRSHWYLVDPKPDGAVVRERGRETASDDDAAPGSSTDVTFTFEATGAGSTEIVLLHCTFSSTCDTGEGTPAPAPTGGATPAEPERVTYKVTVE, from the coding sequence ATGTCCCGCAGTAGGACGCGCAGTTGGGCGTGCAGGAGGGCACGCGGCAGGGCGCGCGGCACGGCGTTCGCGGCGGCCGCGCTGCTGGCGCTCGCGGCCCCGGCGATGACCGGGTGCGGATCCGGCGACGACGCGCCCACCAGCCACCCCGTGGACGACACGACCGTCACCGCGAGCGTCGGCGAGCGCTTCACGCTCACCGTGGCCGACAACGCCTCCACCCGCTCCCACTGGTACCTGGTGGACCCGAAGCCGGACGGCGCGGTGGTGCGGGAGCGCGGCCGTGAGACGGCGTCGGACGACGACGCGGCCCCCGGCTCCAGTACCGACGTCACCTTCACCTTCGAGGCGACCGGCGCGGGCAGCACCGAGATCGTGCTCCTGCACTGCACGTTCTCCAGCACCTGCGACACCGGCGAGGGCACCCCGGCCCCCGCCCCGACGGGCGGCGCCACCCCCGCCGAACCAGAGCGGGTCACCTACAAGGTCACCGTCGAATGA
- a CDS encoding peptidoglycan-binding protein, with the protein MTGSLRPADSPTGRRAWLAGLCEKIPGAGSKNDLLDMIDSALSVAAPKGDPGTIETLGKRYRDQIDEVGRVYDRVDRVARKGLPEVWVGDTSVLASEVVSAANRAVLQMGEAFGGGAVVLLTLADALTVAQKQDTEGRGKLGQARSSLGGRDGFFDDWHEDDGEEAARLAARSVASDGIELMHKAAVTAEDAVRVAVRDLNKWAAEARAGKMKTGELTAVDKLMLADTGAANTPTELNEILSASDLERAGQRMDRLSGADEAAMERMLTQAGSPEERAYLMKALAAGHSVKEIEEFQGKIAGKDPEWLRRHLTPVVTAEDSMDDEGLAQDGSNNNKDSVLFHNQLWIQGGDGSEGTCVASSTVSARAMLDPLYALDLTGGPSGQEDDPAAFKQRLVAEQHRLHTEGEGGDNWTGMGQEGQERIADSTLGSATGDDYRRHDLDSADDRRAILDDVEKAVAEGKPVPVDVSGDTGAHAMMIIGQDGDKLQIYNPWGTTTWVSEDDFINGNMGKASNSELSNAYQVYVPQ; encoded by the coding sequence ATGACAGGCTCCCTGCGACCCGCCGACTCCCCGACGGGCCGGCGCGCCTGGCTGGCCGGGCTGTGCGAGAAGATCCCCGGGGCCGGCAGCAAGAACGACCTGCTGGACATGATCGACAGCGCGCTCTCCGTGGCCGCCCCCAAGGGCGACCCGGGCACCATCGAGACGCTGGGCAAGCGCTACCGCGACCAGATCGACGAGGTCGGCCGGGTCTACGACCGGGTGGACCGGGTGGCCCGCAAGGGGCTGCCCGAGGTCTGGGTCGGCGACACCAGCGTGCTCGCCTCCGAGGTGGTGTCCGCCGCCAACCGCGCCGTCCTCCAGATGGGCGAGGCGTTCGGCGGCGGCGCCGTGGTGCTGCTCACCCTCGCCGACGCGCTCACCGTCGCGCAGAAGCAGGACACCGAGGGCCGCGGCAAGCTGGGGCAGGCCAGGAGCAGCCTCGGCGGCCGGGACGGCTTCTTCGACGACTGGCACGAGGACGACGGCGAGGAGGCCGCGCGGCTCGCCGCTCGCTCCGTCGCCTCCGACGGCATCGAGCTGATGCACAAGGCCGCCGTCACGGCCGAGGACGCCGTCCGGGTCGCCGTCCGCGACCTCAACAAGTGGGCGGCCGAGGCCCGTGCCGGGAAGATGAAGACCGGCGAACTGACCGCCGTCGACAAGCTGATGCTCGCCGACACCGGCGCCGCCAACACCCCCACCGAGCTGAACGAGATCCTCAGCGCGAGCGATCTGGAACGCGCGGGACAGCGCATGGACCGGCTCAGCGGCGCCGACGAGGCGGCCATGGAACGCATGCTGACGCAGGCGGGCAGCCCCGAGGAACGGGCCTATCTGATGAAGGCGCTGGCCGCCGGCCACAGCGTCAAGGAGATCGAGGAGTTCCAGGGCAAGATCGCGGGCAAGGACCCCGAGTGGCTGCGCCGGCATCTGACCCCGGTGGTCACCGCCGAGGACAGCATGGACGACGAGGGCCTCGCCCAGGACGGCTCCAACAACAACAAGGACTCCGTCCTCTTCCACAACCAGCTCTGGATCCAGGGCGGCGACGGCTCCGAGGGCACCTGCGTGGCCTCCTCCACCGTCAGCGCCCGCGCCATGCTCGACCCGCTCTACGCCCTCGACCTCACCGGCGGCCCCAGCGGCCAGGAGGACGACCCCGCCGCCTTCAAGCAGCGCCTGGTGGCCGAACAGCACCGGCTGCACACCGAGGGCGAGGGCGGCGACAACTGGACCGGCATGGGCCAGGAGGGCCAGGAACGCATCGCCGACTCCACCCTCGGCAGCGCCACCGGCGACGACTACCGGCGCCACGACCTCGACAGCGCCGACGACCGCAGGGCGATCCTGGACGACGTCGAGAAGGCGGTCGCCGAGGGCAAGCCGGTCCCGGTCGACGTCTCCGGCGACACCGGCGCCCACGCGATGATGATCATCGGTCAGGACGGCGACAAGCTCCAGATCTACAACCCCTGGGGCACGACCACATGGGTCAGCGAGGACGACTTCATCAACGGCAACATGGGCAAGGCTTCGAACAGTGAACTCAGCAACGCGTACCAGGTCTATGTCCCGCAGTAG
- a CDS encoding endonuclease/exonuclease/phosphatase family protein, translated as MRVVTWNLWWRFGPWEARQKAILTVLRELRPDVVGLQEVWAAGGENLAGWLADDLGLYWAWAPSPASERWRRRLPEGEEGGVDIGNAVLSRWPITAQDTLLLPAPDDLADGRLALHARLAAPAYEVPFFTTHLTSAPGASAVRQEQVTALARFVERHKHGTPFPAVVTGDFNAWPDSDEIRLFGGYKAPSAVPGQVLLDAWEYAEPGAPGVTWSPENPYAARLLEPPVRIDYIHVGPPGPVGEGHVRAVRRAGHGPVDGIWPSDHAAVVADLAMP; from the coding sequence ATGCGTGTGGTGACCTGGAATCTGTGGTGGCGGTTCGGGCCCTGGGAGGCTCGGCAGAAGGCGATTCTCACCGTGTTGCGGGAGTTGCGGCCGGACGTGGTGGGGTTGCAGGAGGTGTGGGCCGCCGGGGGTGAGAATCTCGCCGGGTGGCTCGCCGACGATTTGGGGTTGTACTGGGCCTGGGCGCCCTCGCCCGCGTCCGAGCGGTGGCGGCGGCGGCTTCCGGAGGGGGAGGAAGGGGGCGTCGACATCGGCAATGCCGTCCTCAGCCGGTGGCCCATCACCGCGCAGGACACCCTGCTGCTGCCCGCCCCCGACGACCTCGCCGACGGCCGCCTCGCGCTCCACGCCCGGCTGGCCGCCCCGGCGTACGAGGTGCCGTTCTTCACCACCCACCTCACCTCCGCACCCGGCGCCTCGGCCGTTCGGCAGGAGCAAGTCACCGCGCTCGCGCGGTTCGTGGAGCGACACAAGCACGGCACCCCGTTCCCGGCCGTCGTCACCGGTGACTTCAACGCCTGGCCCGACTCCGACGAGATACGTCTCTTCGGCGGGTACAAGGCTCCTTCCGCCGTGCCCGGTCAAGTCCTTCTCGATGCCTGGGAGTATGCCGAGCCGGGTGCGCCAGGCGTGACCTGGTCGCCCGAGAATCCCTATGCCGCGCGGCTGTTGGAGCCTCCCGTGCGGATCGACTACATCCACGTGGGGCCGCCCGGTCCCGTCGGCGAGGGGCATGTGCGGGCCGTACGGCGGGCCGGGCACGGGCCCGTGGACGGCATTTGGCCCTCCGACCATGCCGCGGTGGTCGCCGACCTCGCGATGCCGTGA
- a CDS encoding nitroreductase/quinone reductase family protein, which produces MSRPSSDLRFRATTGFQRYVANPVLRRLPFHTVLETTGRVSGQPRRTPLGGRRVGDSFWLVSEFGERSQYVRNILADPRVRVRIRGRWYTGTAHPLPDDDPVARLRTLPRFNSTGVRALGTNLLTVRVDLDRG; this is translated from the coding sequence ATGTCCCGGCCGAGCAGTGATCTCCGTTTCCGTGCGACGACCGGTTTTCAGCGGTATGTCGCCAACCCGGTTCTGCGCAGACTGCCGTTCCACACCGTGCTGGAGACCACCGGCCGGGTCTCGGGCCAGCCTCGGCGGACGCCGTTGGGCGGGCGTCGGGTCGGGGACTCGTTCTGGCTGGTGTCGGAGTTCGGGGAGCGTTCGCAGTACGTGCGCAACATCCTGGCCGACCCCCGCGTCCGGGTCCGGATCCGCGGCCGCTGGTACACGGGCACGGCCCACCCCCTCCCCGACGACGACCCGGTGGCCCGCCTGCGCACCCTCCCCCGCTTCAACAGCACGGGCGTCCGCGCCCTGGGCACGAACCTGCTGACGGTCCGGGTGGATCTGGACCGGGGCTGA
- a CDS encoding aldehyde dehydrogenase family protein — MSGGQRLFVGGAWTEPDGGYYEVTDPATEECVGLAPEASPDQVRDACAAAREAFGPWSRTPPEERAAVLGRAAEVIRAHAEPYTTLARAETGATTGTARGMQVGVAAARFRRYARVEPAEWAIPPQVNEAGPMGRAAVMGALAVRQPVGVVTCVTSYNNPWANAAGKVAPALAMGNTVVVKPAPQDPLSVYRMAEALESAGAPPGVVNVVSGRSVAVGEAAVDSPDVDMVSFTGSTAVGRRIAEACGRDMKRQLMELGGKGAALVFDDADVPSAVAGIGTTFSFYSGQICTAPTRVLAQRGVYDRLVTQLAAYAGRLKVGDPSDRTTAVGPVISSPHRDRVESYVELGRKEGAVVVTGGERPPLDRGFYISPTLLADCTNDMRVAREEIFGPVVTVVPFDDEEEGIALANDSDYGLIDYVWSTDVARAFRVARRLRAGGVGVNTVARNMEAPFGGFKKSGVGRDVGSYALHAYSEIQSIVWPG; from the coding sequence GTGAGCGGCGGGCAGCGGCTGTTCGTCGGGGGCGCCTGGACCGAGCCGGACGGCGGGTACTACGAGGTCACCGACCCGGCGACCGAGGAGTGCGTCGGCCTGGCACCGGAAGCCTCGCCGGACCAGGTGCGGGACGCCTGCGCCGCGGCCCGGGAGGCGTTCGGGCCGTGGTCGCGCACCCCGCCGGAGGAGCGCGCGGCGGTGCTCGGCCGGGCGGCGGAAGTGATCCGCGCCCATGCGGAGCCGTACACCACCCTCGCCCGCGCCGAGACGGGGGCGACGACCGGGACCGCGCGCGGCATGCAGGTCGGCGTGGCCGCGGCCCGCTTCCGCCGGTACGCACGCGTGGAACCGGCGGAGTGGGCGATCCCGCCGCAAGTGAATGAAGCCGGGCCGATGGGGCGGGCGGCCGTCATGGGCGCGCTGGCCGTCCGCCAGCCGGTCGGTGTCGTCACCTGCGTGACTTCCTACAACAACCCCTGGGCGAACGCGGCGGGCAAGGTGGCCCCGGCCCTCGCGATGGGCAACACGGTGGTGGTGAAACCGGCCCCGCAGGACCCCTTGTCCGTCTACCGCATGGCCGAGGCCCTCGAATCGGCCGGCGCCCCGCCCGGCGTGGTGAACGTCGTCTCCGGGCGCTCGGTGGCGGTCGGTGAGGCGGCGGTGGACTCCCCGGACGTCGACATGGTGAGCTTCACCGGCTCGACCGCCGTGGGCCGGCGCATCGCCGAGGCGTGCGGCCGCGACATGAAACGCCAGCTCATGGAACTGGGCGGCAAGGGCGCGGCACTCGTCTTCGACGACGCGGACGTACCGTCGGCGGTGGCGGGCATCGGCACGACGTTCTCCTTCTACAGCGGCCAGATCTGCACGGCGCCGACGCGGGTACTGGCGCAGAGGGGGGTGTACGACCGTCTGGTGACCCAACTGGCTGCTTACGCGGGCCGTTTGAAGGTCGGTGACCCCAGCGACCGCACCACGGCCGTGGGCCCGGTGATCTCGTCCCCCCACCGCGACCGGGTGGAGTCGTACGTCGAACTGGGCCGCAAGGAGGGAGCGGTGGTCGTGACGGGCGGCGAACGCCCGCCCCTGGACCGGGGCTTCTACATCTCCCCCACCCTCCTGGCCGACTGCACCAACGACATGCGGGTCGCGAGGGAGGAGATCTTCGGCCCGGTGGTGACGGTCGTCCCCTTCGACGACGAGGAGGAGGGCATCGCCCTCGCCAACGACAGCGACTACGGCCTGATCGACTACGTCTGGTCGACGGACGTCGCCCGCGCCTTCCGCGTAGCCCGCCGCCTCCGCGCCGGCGGCGTCGGCGTCAACACGGTCGCCCGCAACATGGAGGCCCCCTTCGGCGGCTTCAAGAAGAGCGGAGTGGGCCGCGACGTCGGCTCCTACGCCCTGCACGCGTACAGCGAGATCCAGTCGATCGTCTGGCCGGGCTGA
- a CDS encoding N-acyl-D-amino-acid deacylase family protein, translating into MLDHVIKGATVVDGTGAPARVADVGIRDGRIAVVGEVTEESRTSEDAGGLVLAPGFVDPHTHYDAQLFWDPYATPSLNHGVTTVAAGNCGFTLAPLNPDRPEDADYTRRMMSKVEGMSLVALEEGAPWTWSTFGEYLDALEGRIAVNAGFMVGHCALRRHVMGPDAIGGQPSAGQLSSIVRLLHEAMDAGAWGFSTTQSSTHSDGDGRPVASRHARPEELLAMSRAVGEHEGTQIEAIVAGCLDQFSDAEIDLFVEMSAAAGRPLNWNVLTVDAAVPQRVPRQLHASERARKAGGRVVALTMPILTPMNMSLGTFCALNLIPGWGPVLGLPVPERIARLREPAVRAEMLRHAASKEAGVFRRLTDFGRYVIGDTYSAANDGLTGRVVRDIAAERGLDPFACLVEICAADDLRTVLWPMPTDNDPASWALRAETWQHEDVLLGGSDAGAHLDRMCGAPYTTRFLGDCLRGRRLVGLEQAVKMLTDDPAQLFGLRGRGRIQEGFHADLVLFDPERIDADKATLVHDLPGDSPRLDSRALGVRAVWVNGVAAIRDDVVTGAVPGRVLRSGRDTRTVSTR; encoded by the coding sequence ATGCTCGATCATGTCATCAAGGGCGCCACCGTCGTGGACGGGACCGGCGCGCCCGCCCGGGTCGCCGACGTCGGGATCCGGGACGGCCGGATCGCCGTCGTCGGCGAGGTCACCGAGGAGTCCCGGACCTCCGAGGACGCCGGCGGGCTCGTCCTCGCCCCCGGCTTCGTGGACCCGCACACCCACTACGACGCCCAGCTCTTCTGGGACCCCTACGCCACCCCGTCCCTGAACCACGGGGTGACCACCGTCGCCGCCGGGAACTGCGGCTTCACCCTCGCGCCGCTCAACCCGGACCGTCCCGAGGACGCCGACTACACCCGCCGCATGATGTCCAAGGTGGAGGGCATGTCCCTGGTCGCCCTGGAGGAGGGGGCGCCCTGGACCTGGAGCACGTTCGGGGAGTATCTGGACGCGCTCGAAGGGCGGATCGCCGTCAACGCCGGTTTCATGGTGGGACATTGCGCGCTGCGACGGCACGTGATGGGTCCGGACGCGATCGGCGGGCAGCCGAGCGCCGGGCAACTCTCCTCGATCGTCCGGCTGTTGCACGAGGCGATGGACGCGGGCGCCTGGGGTTTCTCCACCACCCAGTCCTCCACCCACTCCGACGGCGACGGCCGTCCCGTCGCCTCCCGGCACGCCCGCCCCGAGGAACTCCTCGCCATGTCCCGGGCGGTCGGTGAGCACGAGGGCACCCAGATCGAGGCGATCGTCGCGGGCTGCCTGGACCAGTTCAGCGACGCCGAGATCGATCTGTTCGTGGAGATGAGCGCGGCCGCCGGACGCCCCCTGAACTGGAACGTCCTCACCGTCGACGCGGCCGTCCCGCAGCGGGTGCCGCGCCAGCTCCACGCGAGCGAGCGGGCCCGGAAGGCGGGCGGCCGGGTCGTCGCCCTGACCATGCCGATCCTCACGCCGATGAACATGTCCCTGGGCACGTTCTGCGCGCTGAACCTCATCCCGGGCTGGGGACCGGTCCTCGGCCTGCCCGTCCCCGAGCGCATCGCCCGCCTGCGCGAACCCGCCGTCCGCGCCGAGATGCTGCGCCACGCCGCCTCGAAGGAGGCCGGGGTGTTCCGGCGGCTGACCGACTTCGGGCGGTACGTCATCGGCGACACCTACAGCGCCGCCAACGACGGCCTCACCGGCCGGGTCGTCCGCGACATCGCCGCCGAACGCGGCCTGGACCCCTTCGCCTGCCTGGTCGAGATCTGCGCCGCCGACGACCTGCGCACGGTGCTGTGGCCCATGCCGACCGACAACGACCCCGCGTCCTGGGCGCTGCGCGCGGAGACCTGGCAGCACGAGGACGTCCTGCTGGGCGGCTCCGACGCCGGGGCCCATCTGGACCGGATGTGCGGGGCGCCGTACACCACCCGGTTCCTCGGGGACTGTCTGCGCGGGCGGAGACTGGTCGGGCTCGAACAGGCGGTGAAGATGCTCACCGACGATCCGGCCCAGCTCTTCGGGCTGCGCGGACGCGGCCGTATCCAGGAGGGCTTCCACGCCGACCTCGTCCTCTTCGACCCCGAGCGGATCGACGCGGACAAGGCGACCCTCGTGCACGATCTGCCGGGCGACAGCCCCCGCCTGGACTCCCGGGCGCTCGGCGTGCGCGCGGTCTGGGTCAACGGGGTGGCCGCGATCCGCGACGACGTGGTCACCGGCGCGGTACCGGGCCGCGTCCTGCGCTCCGGCCGGGACACCAGGACCGTGAGCACCCGGTGA
- a CDS encoding LLM class flavin-dependent oxidoreductase: protein MEFGLFVQGYVGKRAETDPLAEHKALMEETEYVIEADRSGFKYAWASEHHFLEEYSHLSANDVFLGYLAHATERIHLGSGIFNPLAQVNHPVKVAEKVAMLDHLSGNRFEFGSGRGAGSHEILGFLPGITDMNHTKEIWEETIAEFPKMWTQDEYVGFQGKHWQLPPRKILPKPYGKSHPAMWYAAGSPPSYAMAARKGLGVLGFSIQKVADMEWVLEQYKTAIVDAEPIGDFVNDNVMVTTTAICAPTHDEAIRIAVNGGLHYLPSLVFRYHDTFPRPEGFPVWPDTLPEYTPEFVELLVEEELLICGDPDEVLRQCKRWEQAGADQLSFGLPVGVPKEETLQTIRLIGEHVIPKIDTDPVHRTTRFRQAV, encoded by the coding sequence GTGGAGTTCGGGCTCTTTGTACAGGGATACGTGGGCAAGCGCGCCGAGACCGATCCGCTCGCCGAGCACAAGGCGCTGATGGAGGAGACCGAGTACGTCATCGAGGCGGACCGCTCGGGCTTCAAGTACGCGTGGGCCTCCGAGCACCACTTCCTGGAGGAGTACTCCCACCTCTCCGCCAACGACGTGTTCCTCGGCTATCTGGCGCACGCCACCGAGCGCATCCACCTCGGCTCCGGCATCTTCAACCCGCTCGCCCAGGTCAACCACCCGGTGAAGGTGGCCGAGAAGGTCGCCATGCTCGACCATCTCAGCGGCAACCGCTTCGAGTTCGGCAGCGGACGCGGCGCCGGCTCGCACGAGATCCTCGGCTTCCTCCCCGGCATCACCGACATGAACCACACCAAGGAGATCTGGGAGGAGACGATCGCCGAGTTCCCCAAGATGTGGACGCAGGACGAGTACGTCGGCTTCCAGGGCAAACACTGGCAGCTCCCGCCGCGCAAGATCCTGCCCAAGCCGTACGGGAAGTCCCACCCGGCGATGTGGTACGCGGCCGGGTCGCCGCCGTCGTACGCGATGGCCGCGCGCAAGGGGCTCGGCGTGCTGGGCTTCAGCATCCAGAAGGTCGCAGACATGGAATGGGTGCTGGAGCAGTACAAGACGGCGATCGTGGACGCCGAGCCGATCGGCGACTTCGTCAACGACAACGTGATGGTGACGACGACCGCGATCTGCGCGCCGACCCACGACGAGGCCATCCGGATCGCCGTGAACGGCGGGCTGCACTATCTGCCGTCGCTCGTCTTCCGCTACCACGACACCTTCCCGCGCCCCGAGGGCTTCCCGGTGTGGCCCGACACCCTCCCCGAGTACACCCCCGAGTTCGTCGAACTCCTCGTGGAAGAGGAGCTGTTGATCTGCGGGGATCCGGACGAGGTGCTGCGCCAGTGCAAGCGCTGGGAGCAGGCCGGCGCCGACCAGCTCTCCTTCGGACTGCCGGTGGGCGTGCCGAAGGAGGAGACGCTCCAGACGATCCGGCTGATCGGGGAGCACGTGATCCCGAAGATCGACACGGACCCCGTCCACCGGACGACCCGGTTCCGGCAGGCCGTCTGA